Below is a window of Mycobacteriales bacterium DNA.
CCTACGCGTCGCTCATCCGCGCCTGCCTGCCGCTGCTCGCCGACAAGGCCTCCTACGTCGGCCTCGACTTCGACGCGCGGGTCGCCTGGCCCGGCTACGACTGGATGGGCGTCGCGAAGGCCGGCCTCGAGTCGGCCAACCGCTACCTCGCCCGCGACCTCGGGCCGCGCGGCTGCCGGGTCAACCTCGTGTCGGCCGGGCCGATCCGCACGATGGCCGCGAAGTCGATCCCGGACTTCGCGAAGTTCGAGGACGTGTGGGGTGACCGCGCGCCGCTCGGGTGGGACGTCGGTGATGCCGAGCCGGTCGCGCAGGCGGTCGTCGCGCTGCTGTCGGACTGGTTCCCCGCCACCACCGGCCAGATCGTCTACGTCGACGGGGGCTTCTCCGCCGTCGGCGTCTGACCGGTCCCCCGTAGCAGGGACTGCAGGGCGAGGACGGTGCGCCAGTTGCGGGCGGTGGCGGCGACGCCGAGCTTCTTGTCCGACAGAGCGAGCTTCGAGCCGTGCACGCCGTTGGCGTAGTGGACGTAGAGCGAGCGCGCCGGTCCGGCCACGACCGCCTCCGGCGGTGTCGCCTCCGGCACCGCGACCGGGTCGCCGGACAGGAAGGCGACGTGCAGGAGCTTGGTTTCGGCGTCGGGGAAGGGGTTGGCCGCGACGACCGCGTCGAGGTCGCGCGCGGTGCGCACCATCACGCGTACGTCGAGACCGGTCTGCACCAGCGCCTCACGGACAGCCGCCTCGAGCCCGGCGGGGCGCAGCGGCGACGTGACGACCGCGTTGCCGCTCTGCAGGTAGGTCACGACGTCGGTGCAGCCGAGGCCCTCCAGCAGCTCGGTCAGGACGGGCATCCGGATCATGTTGCGGCCGCCGACGTTGACCCCGCGCAGAAGCACCACCGCTCTCGCCATGCCCCGCAGTCTGCCCCGCCTACGCTTCGAGCATGACCGCCCTCGACACCGGGTCCCTGACCTCGCCGGTGCTCGCCGCCCGCGCACTCGCTGACGAGCTGCTGCGCCCCGCCGCCGAGCGGGTCGACGCCACCGTCGTCCCGCGCAGCCACCTCGACGCGCTCGCCACCGCCGGACTTCTCGGGGTGAGCGCGCCCGCCGAGCTCGGTGGTGGCGGCCACCCGCCCGCCGTCGGGCGCGAGGTCGTCGAGCAGGTCGCCGGCGCGTGCGGCGCGACGTGGTTCGTGTTGACCCAGCACGCCCTGCCGATGCTCACTGCCGCCCGCACCGGCCACCCCGTCGCGGCTGACCTCGCGAGCGGCCGGCTGCTCTCCGGGGTCGCCGTCGCCCACCTGCGCCGCCCCGGCCCGCCCGCGGTCACCGCCCAGCGCGTCGACGGCGGCTGGCGGTTCGACGGCCACGTCGGGTGGATGACGTCGTGGGGGATCTGCGACGTCTTCCTGCTCGCCGCGGTCGCCGGTGACGAGGTCGTCACTGTCGTGCTCGACGCCGTCGAGCAGCCGGGCCTGACCGCGTCGGAGCCGATGCGGCTGGCTGCCATGACCGCGACCCGCACGGTCACCCTCGACCTCACCGGGCTGCACGTGCCCGACAGCGCGGTCCTCGAGGTCGCGCCCCTGCAGCCCTGGCTCGAGGCCGACCGGCAGAAGACCGCGAACCCGAGCGCCCATACCTTCGGCCTGCAGCGCGAATGCGTGGGCCGGCTGCGCGCCACCGGCGAGCGGCGTGGTGAGCAGGCCGCCCTCGACCTCGCGGAGCAGCTCGCAGAGGAGGGCGAGGTGCTGCGGGCCTCGGCGTACTCCCTGCTCGACGACGTCCACCCGGCCGAGCGCGTCGAGGACCGGCTGACGACCCGGGCCGCGAGCCTCGACCTCGTCGTGCGGTCCGCGACCGCGCTGGTCGCCGCGACCGGCGGGTCGGCGCTGGCCCTCGACGCCGCACCGCAGCGGCTGGTCCGCGAGGCCGTCTTCCACG
It encodes the following:
- a CDS encoding DUF1697 domain-containing protein encodes the protein MARAVVLLRGVNVGGRNMIRMPVLTELLEGLGCTDVVTYLQSGNAVVTSPLRPAGLEAAVREALVQTGLDVRVMVRTARDLDAVVAANPFPDAETKLLHVAFLSGDPVAVPEATPPEAVVAGPARSLYVHYANGVHGSKLALSDKKLGVAATARNWRTVLALQSLLRGTGQTPTAEKPPST
- the fabI gene encoding enoyl-ACP reductase FabI is translated as MILSGKRLLVTGVLTDSSIAYSVARLAAEQGATVVLSSFGRPMSLTQRMARRLPGEPPVVELDVSSEEHLAALPDRLREHVDGLDGVVHAIGFAPASCLGQGLLDTAWEDVGTAMQVSTWSYASLIRACLPLLADKASYVGLDFDARVAWPGYDWMGVAKAGLESANRYLARDLGPRGCRVNLVSAGPIRTMAAKSIPDFAKFEDVWGDRAPLGWDVGDAEPVAQAVVALLSDWFPATTGQIVYVDGGFSAVGV
- a CDS encoding acyl-CoA dehydrogenase family protein, giving the protein MTALDTGSLTSPVLAARALADELLRPAAERVDATVVPRSHLDALATAGLLGVSAPAELGGGGHPPAVGREVVEQVAGACGATWFVLTQHALPMLTAARTGHPVAADLASGRLLSGVAVAHLRRPGPPAVTAQRVDGGWRFDGHVGWMTSWGICDVFLLAAVAGDEVVTVVLDAVEQPGLTASEPMRLAAMTATRTVTLDLTGLHVPDSAVLEVAPLQPWLEADRQKTANPSAHTFGLQRECVGRLRATGERRGEQAALDLAEQLAEEGEVLRASAYSLLDDVHPAERVEDRLTTRAASLDLVVRSATALVAATGGSALALDAAPQRLVREAVFHVVQAQTGPVREATLRRMASR